The nucleotide window GTCCGCACAGTGAACGCGCCGCCGCCGATGAAACGATTCAAATCGCTGCAAGGTTTTTTCAGGAAACCCTTGCTTAAATCAATAAACCATTTTAGATGAAACCGGCTTTAGCAAGCCGTCGAATATTTTTACCGGGAACGCGGATGTCCACATCCGCAGACTTCAGACTGGCGTAGATGAAGGGAATAGCCAAATCAGTGAACCTATCTGTTCATAATGTCTAAGTCGGCAGATGTCTACATCTGCGCAATGTTAATAACAAATGCTTATGAGAATTTCTCAGCCCAGAGGTTGGCATAGTCGCGGTTATTTACCGCATTTCGACGGCGGTGCGATAGCTCAAACCATTAATTTGCGGTTGCAGGATTCTTTGCCACAAGTAGTTCTCGACCGATGGCGATTGGAGTTGCCAAGTGAATCGCCAGAGGCAGCCAAAGAATTACTTTATAAACGTGTTGAAGCTTACCTTGACCAAGGTTATGGGCATTGTTATTTGAAAGACCCACGTATCGCTACGATTATTCAAAATTCATTACTGGATTTTGATAATAAGCGCTACAAATTATTGGCTTGGGTAGTGATGCCCAATCACCTCCATATTTTATTCACTCCCAATGCCGGGTATGAACTTTCTCAAATTCTGAAATTCTTCAAAGGTTATACGGCTCGCATGGCGAACCGAACTTTGCAACGTCTAGGGGCATTTTGGATGGAAGATTATTTCGACCGCTTTATACGCGATGAAAAGCATCTTGCAAATGCCATTGCCTACATTGAGAACAATCCGGTCAAATCGCGATTATGTGGAAAACCCGTGGACTGGGTTTTCAGCAGCGCACAATGGAGAAAATATAAAGGGGATTAAATAAAACCACGAGCACGGATATCCATATCCGCCGGTTCTGA belongs to Acidobacteriota bacterium and includes:
- a CDS encoding transposase — its product is MPSESPEAAKELLYKRVEAYLDQGYGHCYLKDPRIATIIQNSLLDFDNKRYKLLAWVVMPNHLHILFTPNAGYELSQILKFFKGYTARMANRTLQRLGAFWMEDYFDRFIRDEKHLANAIAYIENNPVKSRLCGKPVDWVFSSAQWRKYKGD